A genomic region of Magnetospirillum sp. WYHS-4 contains the following coding sequences:
- a CDS encoding P-II family nitrogen regulator, which yields MKLIMAIVKPFKLDEVREALIQLGVQGMTATEVKGFGRQKGQAEIYRGAEYLVSFLPKVKLEIAVNSELAEQVVETIQKAAHTGKIGDGKIFVVDLDKVVRIRTGEKDQEAL from the coding sequence ATGAAACTGATCATGGCAATCGTCAAGCCGTTCAAGTTGGACGAGGTGCGGGAAGCCCTCATCCAGTTGGGCGTGCAGGGCATGACCGCTACCGAGGTCAAGGGCTTCGGGCGGCAGAAGGGACAGGCGGAAATCTACCGGGGCGCCGAATACCTGGTCAGCTTCCTGCCCAAGGTGAAGCTGGAAATCGCCGTCAATTCGGAACTGGCCGAACAGGTGGTCGAGACCATCCAGAAGGCCGCCCATACGGGCAAGATCGGCGACGGCAAGATCTTTGTCGTCGACCTCGACAAGGTGGTCCGCATCCGGACCGGCGAGAAGGACCAGGAGGCCCTGTGA